A stretch of DNA from Micromonospora peucetia:
TACCGGGCGTCGGCGGCGTACAGCCGGCCGTCCACGGCCGCTCCGATCCGCACGTTGGCCGGCATCAGGTTGCGCAGGGTGGGTGCGGCGGGGGCCTGCCCGGAGGCGGCGACACCGGGTTCGGCCTGCCCCACACCACGTTCCCCGCTCACGTATGCTGCGCAGGCGGCGAGGACGACCGCCACGACCGACAGCAGTAGCGTTCCCACCCGCACGGCTCGGCGACCCGGCCGCCCGGCCACTGCCGACGGTCGGATGACCTGTCCGCCGGGTGTGCGGGCGGCGGTGCCGACGGCACCGGCGTGGACCTCTTCGGTCATTACCACCCCAGACGAAAGTAGCGACGCCAGCGTGACGAGGTCCAACTGATGCGCCTCAAGGATCCTACGGCGTCCGGCGACGGGGCCCCACCCACGCCGGCGCCGCCGGCACTTCCGACCACGGGGCCGGCACGAGGCGGCACATCCGTCGCCCGGGCCGGCGCGCTGTCGATGCTCGCGCTGGTGGCGGTCGGCGGCACCCGGCTCGTACACGGATCGCTCACCAGCCACGACACCGACCGCGCCACCTACGGCCTGGTCGGCATCATGCTGGCGGCGAGCATGGTCGCCAGCCTGCTGCTGCCCGGCGGCGTGTCCAGCGGCCTCGCCAAGTTCGTCGCCTTCCACCGGGGAGCCGGCGACCCGGCGGGAGCCTGGGCGGTGCACCGGTTCCTGTCCCGACTGGGTCTGGTGGCGGCGCTCGTACTCGGCGTCGGCACCGCGCTGCTGGTGCGGTGGGTGTACGGCCTCGGACCGCTGGACACCGCGTCGCTCGCGCTGCTCACCACGACCTACTCGCTGTACACGACGGACAAGTCGGCGATGTACGGGCACGGCCTGGTCCCGCAGTACGCCCGGATCGAACTCGGCACGTCGCTGCTGGCCGTCATTGCCACGATCGCCGTCATCGTCACCGGCGAGACCGGCTACCTGCTCCCGCTCTGCCTGGGCTACGGGCTCTTCGTGCTGCTGAGCCGGCGGCAGCTGTGGCTGCGTCGACGAGCGGAGGGGGCACCCGCCGCAGGGCGGTTCCACCGCCGCGAAGTGGTCACGTTCGTCGTGCTCGGCAGCATCGGCACGCTGGCCAGCGCCGGGTTCCTCCAGGGAACCCAACTGCTCGCCGGCCAGTTCGCCGATCCGGCCGAGGTGGCATACCTGGTCGCCGCGGTGGCGCTGATCGCACCGTTGTACTTCCTGCCCCGGGCCCTGGCCCTCGCGCTCTTCCCCGCCATGGCGGGCGCGCACGGCGCGGGCGACGCCGGGGCCGTACGCCGGCAGGTGGACGGCGCCACCCGCGCCCTGGCCGTGACGATGACCCCGGTGTTCCTGCTGGCTCTGCTGGTCGCACCGATCGTCCTCGTGCTCTTCGGCGGCGGCGCGTACGCCGACGGGGCACCGGTGCTCCGCCTCATGCTGTGCGCCTCGTTCTTCGGCATCCTCCAGGTGCCGTCGGTGAACGCCCTCGCCAGCGGCTCCCCCGCGCAGGCCCGGATACCGGTCGTCTCCGCGGTGCTGGGCTGCCTGGTCGGTCTCATCCTGGTGTGGCTGACGGCCCGGCCGATGGGGGCGGCCGGGGTGGCTCTCGGCTATCTGGTCGGCACGGCGGTCACCGCCACGATCCCGGTCGTCGTGGCCGGGCGGATCCACCGGCTGACCTGGACGCCTGCCCTTCTGCGCTGCGTCGCGCTGCTCGCCCTCGGCGCGCTGGTGGCCCAGCTCGAAGTCATGCGGGGCTGGTCGTGGGCCGCCGGCGCGCTCGGCGCGGGTGTACTGTGCGTCGCTGTCGTGGTGCTGTACAACGATCTCCGCCGGATGCTCACGCTCGTCCGGGCCCGCTCCGGGCCGCCTCCGGTCCGGTAGACCGGATGGGGCGATCAGCGTGTCACGAAAGGAAGCCGTGAAGGCAACGCCTGAACCAGGGCTGGCGGCTGGCCGCCTACGGATCCTGGCCGTCACCAACCTCTGGCCCGAGAACGGCAGCTACCGGGGGATCTTCGTGCAGCGCCAGGTGTCGGCGTTGCGGGCCCGCGGCCACCACGTGGACGTCGAGGTCGTCGCCCAGTCCCGGGGCAAACTGGACTACTTCGCCGCGGCCCCCCGCATCCGGCGACGGGTCCGTTCAGGCAGCTACGACGTCGTGCACGTGCACTACGGCATGACCGCACCCGCCGCCCGGTTCGCGGGTCATCCGGTCCGGGTGCTGTCGCTGTACGGCAGTGACGTCAACGCCCCGCGCCAGCGGCTGATGACCCGGTTGGGCTGGGGCGGCACCCGGGCACGGATCTACGTCTCGCAGCGGCTCGCCGCTACGGCCGGGGACGACGCCGGTCACGTGGTCGCGAACGGCGTGGACTTCCGGCTGTTCCGCCCCGGTGACCGGCTCGCCGCCCGCCAGGCACTCGGCATCCCGCCCACGGCCAGGGTGGTCCTGTTCGGCGCCGATCCGGCTCGACCGGTGAAGGGGTACGACGTGTTCCGCGACGTGCTGGCCGAGCTGTCACGGCGGGATCCCTCGGTGCGGGAACTCGTCCTGTCGGCGCCCGGGCAGCCGGAGGCCGACCTGGTACGCAAGTACGACGCCGCGGACGTGCTGCTGTTCACCTCCCGGCCGGGCAGTGAGGGCTCACCCACCGTGGTGAAG
This window harbors:
- a CDS encoding lipopolysaccharide biosynthesis protein, with product MRLKDPTASGDGAPPTPAPPALPTTGPARGGTSVARAGALSMLALVAVGGTRLVHGSLTSHDTDRATYGLVGIMLAASMVASLLLPGGVSSGLAKFVAFHRGAGDPAGAWAVHRFLSRLGLVAALVLGVGTALLVRWVYGLGPLDTASLALLTTTYSLYTTDKSAMYGHGLVPQYARIELGTSLLAVIATIAVIVTGETGYLLPLCLGYGLFVLLSRRQLWLRRRAEGAPAAGRFHRREVVTFVVLGSIGTLASAGFLQGTQLLAGQFADPAEVAYLVAAVALIAPLYFLPRALALALFPAMAGAHGAGDAGAVRRQVDGATRALAVTMTPVFLLALLVAPIVLVLFGGGAYADGAPVLRLMLCASFFGILQVPSVNALASGSPAQARIPVVSAVLGCLVGLILVWLTARPMGAAGVALGYLVGTAVTATIPVVVAGRIHRLTWTPALLRCVALLALGALVAQLEVMRGWSWAAGALGAGVLCVAVVVLYNDLRRMLTLVRARSGPPPVR
- a CDS encoding glycosyltransferase; amino-acid sequence: MKATPEPGLAAGRLRILAVTNLWPENGSYRGIFVQRQVSALRARGHHVDVEVVAQSRGKLDYFAAAPRIRRRVRSGSYDVVHVHYGMTAPAARFAGHPVRVLSLYGSDVNAPRQRLMTRLGWGGTRARIYVSQRLAATAGDDAGHVVANGVDFRLFRPGDRLAARQALGIPPTARVVLFGADPARPVKGYDVFRDVLAELSRRDPSVRELVLSAPGQPEADLVRKYDAADVLLFTSRPGSEGSPTVVKEATAMGLPVVSVDVGDVTEILDGVRPGAVVRFPPGPVDGTARADLVRELADRVGEVLAVGQRADGREKSGWLDEHLVADRVAEIYRSVLRP